One stretch of Arachis duranensis cultivar V14167 chromosome 1, aradu.V14167.gnm2.J7QH, whole genome shotgun sequence DNA includes these proteins:
- the LOC107466071 gene encoding nudix hydrolase 2 yields the protein MTAGNQEQQIELLTSTDDDHGGVIVELDKPMDSTTFVPILRASISHWKKQGKRGLWVKVPIHLVNLVEALVKEGFWYHHAEPNYLMLVHWIAESVNTIPANATHRVGVGALVSNEKGEILVVQEKTGHFQGTGYWKLPTGVVDEGEDINAAVVREVKEETGIDSEFVEVLAFRQSHKTFFEKSDLFFVCLLRPLTSDIKIQEVEIDAAKWMPFDEYAAQAWMEKYELMKHVNKIYLAKMNGWYSGLTPVSTTSLPSDDKISYLYLNAKGLKRCNSL from the exons ATGACAGCTGGGAATCAAGAGCAACAAATTGAACTACTAACATCGACCGATGACGATCATGGTGGTGTTATTGTTGAATTGGATAAGCCTATGGACTCCACAACCTTTGTCCCCATTCTCAGGGCTTCAATTTCACACTGGAAAAAGCAG GGTAAGAGAGGCCTGTGGGTAAAAGTGCCTATTCATTTAGTCAATCTTGTTGAAGCTCTAGTTAAG GAAGGATTTTGGTATCACCATGCAGAACCAAATTATTTGATGCTTGTACATTGGATAGCTGAAAGTGTAAACACTATTCCAGCAAATGCCACACATCGAGTAGGGGTTGGTGCACTTGTTTCGAATGAGAAAGGAGAG ATCCTTGTGGTTCAAGAAAAGACTGGACATTTTCAAGGAACTGGATACTGGAAACTCCCTACTGGAGTTGTTGATGAG GGGGAAGATATTAATGCAGCGGTGGTAAGAGAAGTCAAAGAAGAAACAGGA ATTGACTCAGAGTTTGTGGAAGTATTGGCATTCAG ACAAAGTCACAAGACATTCTTTGAGAAGTCAGATCTATTTTTTGTGTGCTTGTTGCGGCCTCTTACTTCTGACATAAAAATACAGGAGGTTGAGATAGATGCTGCAAAG TGGATGCCATTTGATGAATATGCAGCTCAGGCTTGGATGGAGAAGTATGAACTTATGAAacatgtaaataaaatatacttGGCAAAGATGAATGGTTGGTATTCTGGATTAACTCCTGTATCTACAACATCACTGCCATCTGATGACAAAATCAGTTATCTCTACCTGAATGCCAAGGGCCTCAAGAGGTGCAATTCTTTGTAA